The following DNA comes from Sediminitomix flava.
GTTTCAAATCCCATTCGTTTTTCAGATGATACTACAGTGACAAAGTACAGCAGATTTATTGAGGCAATCTTTCTCTATTTTAATCCATTAATTATGTATTTTATCTTCATTTGTTAATTAACAGAAAAATAAACGACATAAATCAGAACTTTTATTTCATTTTCAGCATAAATAAGGTCAAAACAGTTTACTGAACCATATTTCTATACATCTTTCTAAAACCAAGTGGTGAGTAATTTTTAAATTTCTTAAACTGTTGATAAAAGAACGGTAAACTCTCATAACCACACTGATAACCAATCTCTGCAACTTGCATATCTGTTTCTAATAATAAACGGCTTGCTCTATTTACTCTATACTCATTTAGATATACAAAGAAAGGACGCTGCATTGCTTTACTGAAAAATCGGGAAAAAGACTGTTCTGTCATATTCAATTGTTCAGCTATCTCAGCAAGTTTTATTTTTCTAGGGTAATGCATGGCAACAAAGTTTTGCACCATCTCTATTCTACTATTCGTTTCCGAAGAAAAATCATAAGCATAAGAAGCCCCTGCCAATACCTCTTCGACCTCCACTGTTGAAAGGAGTTTTAGTAAGTCCAAAAACTTAAGCATACGCTCAAAACCATGCGCCTCTATAATCGCCTCCATTCGCTCTCGTACTTGATACAAGTCCGCATTTTTAAAAAGAATACCTCTATTGATATTCTTCATCAGAAATTGGATTTCCTTAAAATGCTTCACGCCATCCATCAACTCTTGCGACCACTGAATCACCAAAGATTCCGCTCGCTCTTCCGATGCAATATCTTTCTTCCAACAATGTGGCAGATTAGAGCCTAAGAGCACTAATTCTAGTGGCTCATATTCTGAGATATTATTTCCGACATAGCGAACACCGTGACTATTCAACACATAAGTCAACTCAAACTCAGGATGAACATGCCAAGGAGTTTCGAAGCTATTTTCAGAATAATGAAAAGCTCTGATATTTGACTCATCTGAGGTGACTACCTTCTCTAAATATGCTTTCATAGCTCAAAAAATAATGTATTTATTTTTGTTAATGGAGATAAAATATAATTCTATGACATAATAATTAATTTTTCCATCAAAATACAGGAAGTCTCTAAAATAAAAAGCATGCTCTTTTGTAAAATGTCAGGATAGACTTTATCAAGACAGAATTGAATTAAAGTAAACCTCACTCCTCTGTTTTATTCAAACAAGAGGAAAAGTAGGCATACTTTAATATAAAAATTTGAGTAAGGTATCAAC
Coding sequences within:
- a CDS encoding AraC family transcriptional regulator: MKAYLEKVVTSDESNIRAFHYSENSFETPWHVHPEFELTYVLNSHGVRYVGNNISEYEPLELVLLGSNLPHCWKKDIASEERAESLVIQWSQELMDGVKHFKEIQFLMKNINRGILFKNADLYQVRERMEAIIEAHGFERMLKFLDLLKLLSTVEVEEVLAGASYAYDFSSETNSRIEMVQNFVAMHYPRKIKLAEIAEQLNMTEQSFSRFFSKAMQRPFFVYLNEYRVNRASRLLLETDMQVAEIGYQCGYESLPFFYQQFKKFKNYSPLGFRKMYRNMVQ